The Candidatus Zymogenaceae bacterium genome includes a window with the following:
- a CDS encoding CapA family protein, whose amino-acid sequence MKKIRTIPTALGAAVLLVAALYLCVASCGPLNLGLRPEPTDQPEPAQEEVRITLLAVGDINLGRKAGKIILDGDIDYAFAFVSDIINGADIAFGNLESTISEQNGETKSGTWRFTAPPDAALTLSHAGFDILSLSNNHVWDYWERGLHETRDHLDAVGIAHTGTGSDLTEAYSPAILEVDGIRIAFLAVANIFNYGTYPDHEAFDYTAWADMEYLAPAINSAREAADLVVVSAHWDWEYKDYPCDVTVELAHAIADAGADIILGHHPHVPQGIELYNDTFIIYSLGNFAFHQTTKYSIWKKRSVILLLTLSRDGVEEYELIPVTCGFQPAVAEGELADEILAHMEEISFTPLVTKTDAPAEGGEEAEWVEGAGVEDGGDAVFSGEIIETVP is encoded by the coding sequence ATGAAGAAAATCCGGACGATTCCGACGGCTTTGGGTGCGGCTGTGCTCCTGGTCGCAGCATTATATCTGTGTGTGGCCTCCTGCGGCCCCTTGAATCTCGGTCTCAGGCCCGAGCCGACCGACCAGCCGGAACCGGCCCAGGAAGAGGTGCGTATCACTCTTTTGGCGGTGGGGGACATCAACCTCGGCAGGAAGGCGGGGAAAATTATCCTCGACGGCGATATCGACTACGCCTTCGCGTTCGTTTCCGACATCATCAATGGCGCCGACATCGCATTCGGAAATCTTGAGAGCACCATATCCGAACAGAACGGCGAGACAAAAAGCGGCACCTGGCGTTTTACCGCGCCCCCGGACGCGGCGCTGACGCTTTCCCATGCGGGATTCGATATCCTGTCGCTCTCCAACAACCACGTATGGGACTACTGGGAGCGGGGGCTGCACGAAACCAGGGATCACCTCGATGCCGTGGGCATCGCCCACACCGGCACCGGCTCCGACCTAACCGAGGCCTACAGCCCCGCCATACTGGAGGTGGATGGGATACGGATCGCCTTCCTCGCCGTCGCCAACATATTCAATTACGGCACCTACCCGGATCACGAAGCGTTCGACTATACCGCCTGGGCGGACATGGAGTATCTGGCGCCGGCCATCAATTCTGCCCGGGAGGCGGCGGATCTGGTTGTGGTGAGCGCCCATTGGGACTGGGAATACAAGGACTATCCTTGTGATGTGACGGTTGAGCTGGCCCATGCCATCGCCGACGCCGGCGCGGATATCATTCTGGGGCATCATCCCCACGTCCCCCAGGGGATCGAGCTGTACAACGACACCTTCATCATCTATTCTCTGGGGAATTTCGCATTTCACCAGACGACGAAATACTCCATCTGGAAAAAAAGAAGCGTCATACTGCTGTTGACACTCAGCAGGGACGGCGTCGAGGAATACGAGCTGATCCCGGTGACGTGCGGATTTCAGCCCGCCGTCGCCGAGGGTGAGCTTGCCGATGAAATACTGGCCCACATGGAGGAGATATCCTTCACACCGCTGGTGACGAAGACGGATGCCCCAGCGGAAGGGGGAGAGGAGGCTGAGTGGGTTGAGGGGGCGGGGGTAGAAGACGGCGGTGACGCCGTCTTCTCCGGTGAGATTATCGAAACCGTACCGTAA
- a CDS encoding DUF87 domain-containing protein, whose amino-acid sequence MASSGFYLGKIFDEKKGALTDQQVLYDSRDLTTHGVIIGMTGSGKTGLSVGLIEEAALNGIPVVIIDPKAEMTNLLLAFPELSAEKFEPWVDPGEAERKGKTVAEYAADTAALWKKGLSEWGIGPDRIKQYRDGSDFVVYTPGSTAALPINVISSFQVPSGVEPGSEDFLELISGSVTALLALVGVEADPITSREHILLAKIWEDSWMRGQDLNLEKIITFIMDPPLKRVGVFELESFYPRDDRMKLAVMLNNIIASPSFAPWREGPPLSVESLVSPNGKKPGVSIFYISHLSEAERQFFISMLLWRIVSWMRGQEGTSKLRMLIYIDEAVGLLPPYPKDPPSKKPILTLLKQARAYGIGMLMATQNPVDLDYKALTNAGTWFIGRLQTKQDKERLLEGLQYVSEGGPTKKELGDVISSLESRQFILHNIHEDSLVTFTTRWVMSYLRGPISKNSLANLPVDTVKAAPAPKEKSAKDEKEEAGTLLRTPAETGEKNLYLSLKSDAYPYLARFASAEDTKGTEGMTFLPGIVAVADTSFDITKKTTSHSRTMTRVLFPLTDETMRWDDSVPVPGEPTFETTSPIQETQAAGYRPIPHWCMEKGALKKLSGEFVDYLYATSKMILYSNAAFNVISDFGEEREAFIARVMSLAEEAADKEAEKLTTDLKKKVEALQKKIKQEERQRSLNEMEHEERRRDELLSAGETIVGLVFGSKRSAGLSKAATKRRMTKRYKMKVEDSDDVLADLREELKTLTESAEDEVFRITEEKKEQARVIEEMEVKLEKNDIYMKDFGVLWVPM is encoded by the coding sequence GTGGCTTCCAGCGGATTTTATCTCGGAAAGATATTCGACGAGAAGAAGGGCGCGCTCACAGACCAGCAGGTGCTGTACGACTCCCGAGACCTGACCACCCACGGAGTGATCATCGGGATGACCGGCAGCGGGAAGACGGGGCTTTCTGTGGGGCTGATCGAGGAGGCGGCGCTGAACGGAATCCCGGTGGTGATCATCGATCCGAAGGCGGAGATGACTAATCTCCTGCTCGCCTTCCCGGAGCTGTCAGCGGAAAAATTCGAGCCCTGGGTGGATCCGGGGGAGGCCGAGCGCAAGGGGAAGACGGTTGCCGAATACGCCGCGGACACGGCGGCGCTGTGGAAGAAGGGGCTTTCCGAATGGGGTATCGGGCCGGATCGCATCAAGCAATATCGAGACGGCTCCGATTTCGTCGTCTATACCCCCGGAAGCACCGCGGCGCTTCCCATCAACGTCATCAGCTCCTTTCAGGTTCCCAGTGGTGTAGAGCCGGGGAGCGAGGACTTCCTGGAGCTGATCTCGGGGTCGGTCACAGCACTCTTGGCCCTGGTCGGCGTCGAGGCGGACCCCATAACCAGCAGGGAGCATATCCTGCTGGCGAAGATCTGGGAGGACTCCTGGATGCGGGGACAGGACCTGAACCTGGAAAAGATCATCACCTTCATCATGGACCCGCCCCTTAAACGGGTGGGGGTGTTCGAGCTGGAGAGCTTCTATCCAAGGGACGACCGCATGAAGCTGGCGGTGATGCTCAATAACATCATCGCCTCCCCGTCGTTCGCCCCCTGGCGGGAGGGGCCGCCGCTTTCGGTGGAATCACTGGTGTCGCCCAACGGAAAGAAGCCGGGGGTGTCGATATTCTATATCTCCCACCTCTCCGAGGCCGAGCGGCAGTTTTTCATCTCCATGCTGTTGTGGCGGATCGTCTCCTGGATGCGGGGGCAGGAGGGGACGTCCAAGCTCAGGATGCTCATCTATATCGACGAGGCGGTGGGGCTCCTGCCGCCCTACCCCAAGGACCCGCCGTCGAAGAAGCCGATCCTGACCCTCCTCAAGCAGGCCCGGGCCTACGGCATCGGTATGCTGATGGCGACCCAGAACCCGGTGGATCTCGACTACAAGGCCCTGACCAACGCGGGGACCTGGTTCATCGGGAGGCTTCAGACCAAGCAGGACAAGGAGCGGCTCCTGGAAGGGCTGCAGTATGTCTCCGAGGGCGGCCCCACCAAAAAAGAGCTGGGGGACGTGATATCGTCGCTGGAGTCTCGGCAGTTTATCCTCCACAACATCCACGAGGACTCCCTGGTAACCTTCACAACCAGGTGGGTGATGTCGTATCTGCGGGGCCCCATCTCGAAAAACAGCCTCGCAAACCTTCCCGTCGATACGGTAAAGGCGGCGCCCGCCCCGAAGGAGAAGTCGGCGAAAGACGAAAAGGAAGAGGCCGGCACGCTTCTTCGGACGCCCGCGGAAACCGGGGAGAAAAATCTGTATCTTTCCCTCAAGAGCGACGCCTACCCGTATCTTGCCCGGTTCGCCTCCGCAGAAGACACAAAAGGCACAGAGGGGATGACCTTTCTTCCGGGTATCGTGGCCGTTGCGGACACCTCTTTTGACATCACGAAAAAAACAACCTCCCACTCCAGGACCATGACACGTGTGCTCTTCCCCTTGACGGACGAAACCATGCGGTGGGACGATTCCGTGCCGGTGCCGGGTGAGCCGACCTTCGAGACAACATCGCCGATTCAGGAAACGCAGGCGGCGGGGTACAGGCCGATTCCCCACTGGTGCATGGAGAAGGGGGCGCTCAAGAAGCTCTCCGGCGAGTTCGTCGACTACCTGTACGCCACGTCGAAGATGATTCTCTACTCGAATGCCGCCTTCAATGTCATATCGGATTTCGGAGAAGAACGGGAGGCGTTTATCGCCAGGGTGATGTCGTTGGCCGAGGAGGCGGCGGACAAGGAGGCGGAGAAGCTGACGACGGACCTCAAGAAAAAAGTTGAGGCGCTCCAGAAAAAAATAAAACAGGAAGAGCGCCAGCGATCTTTGAATGAGATGGAGCATGAGGAGCGGCGGCGGGACGAGCTTCTCTCCGCCGGTGAGACGATCGTCGGCCTGGTATTCGGCTCAAAAAGATCCGCGGGGCTTTCCAAGGCGGCCACAAAGCGCCGGATGACGAAACGCTACAAGATGAAGGTGGAGGATTCCGATGACGTCCTGGCGGATCTTCGGGAAGAGCTGAAGACGCTGACGGAATCGGCGGAGGATGAGGTCTTCCGCATCACGGAGGAAAAGAAAGAACAGGCCCGGGTCATTGAGGAGATGGAGGTGAAGCTGGAGAAGAACGATATCTACATGAAGGATTTCGGCGTTCTTTGGGTGCCGATGTAG